A single genomic interval of Bacillus smithii harbors:
- the hpf gene encoding ribosome hibernation-promoting factor, HPF/YfiA family, giving the protein MMNYNIRGENIEVTPAIREYAEKKIGRLERYFNETPDANVHVNLKVYPDKMAKVEVTIPLPNLVLRAEERNQDMYAAIDLIVDKLERQIRKHKTKVNRKLREQGSTKELFTVNESGQSNAEEENDITIVRTKQFSLKPMDSEEAILQMNLLGHNFFIYTDAETNATNIVYRRKDGKYGLIETN; this is encoded by the coding sequence ATGATGAACTACAACATTCGAGGCGAAAATATTGAAGTAACGCCGGCAATCCGTGAATATGCCGAAAAAAAAATCGGAAGATTAGAACGCTATTTTAATGAAACTCCTGATGCAAACGTCCATGTAAATTTGAAAGTTTATCCAGATAAAATGGCGAAGGTGGAGGTTACCATTCCTCTTCCAAATCTTGTGCTCAGGGCAGAAGAACGCAATCAAGATATGTATGCAGCAATCGATTTAATTGTCGACAAGCTTGAACGTCAGATTCGTAAACATAAGACGAAAGTTAATCGAAAACTGAGAGAACAAGGCAGTACAAAAGAGCTTTTCACTGTCAATGAAAGCGGACAGTCAAATGCTGAAGAAGAAAACGACATTACTATTGTCCGGACAAAACAATTTAGCTTAAAGCCGATGGACAGTGAGGAAGCGATTTTACAAATGAATCTGCTTGGTCATAACTTCTTTATTTATACAGATGCTGAAACAAATGCAACCAATATTGTATACCGTCGAAAAGACGGCAAATACGGTTTAATTGAAACGAATTAA
- the secA gene encoding preprotein translocase subunit SecA — MGLLNKLFDANKREVKRLKKMADQIDALSSEMEKLSDDQLRAKTEEFKQRHQNGESLDDLLIEAFAVVREGARRVLGLYPYKVQLMGGIALHEGNIAEMKTGEGKTLTATMPVYLNALAGKGVHVVTVNEYLASRDATEMGKLYEFLGLTVGLNLNSMSKEEKKEAYQADITYGTNNEFGFDYLRDNMVLYKEDKVQRPLYYAVIDEVDSILIDEARTPLIISGQAEKSTQLYIQANAFVKTLKRDEDYTYDEKTKAVLLTEEGINKAEKYFGIDNLFDLKHVTLNHHISQALKAHVSMHRDVDYVVQDGEIVIVDQFTGRLMKGRRYSDGLHQAIEAKEGLKIQNESMTLATITFQNYFRMYAKLAGMTGTAKTEEEEFRNIYNMRVIVIPTNKPVIREDRPDLIYATMEGKFRAVVEDIYQRHMTGQPVLVGTVAIETSELLSKMLTKKGVRHNVLNAKNHQREAEIIAHAGEKGAVTIATNMAGRGTDIKLGEGVSELGGLAVIGTERHESRRIDNQLRGRSGRQGDPGVTQFYLSMEDELMRRFGSDNLKNMMSRLGMDDSQPIQSKMVTRAVESAQKRVEGNNFDARKRLLEYDDVLRQQREIIYKQRDEVLESDNLRSIIENMIHSVLERVVQSHASTAEDEEQWNLQGIVDYVNANLLPEGDVTVEDLLGKEPDEMVDLIFSKVQKRYDEKEESLSKEQMREFEKVILLRAVDSKWIDHIDAMEQLREGIHLRAYGQIDPLREYQNEGYQMFELMIEAIEEETAKYIMKAEIHSNLERQEVAKGQAVNPKEDGEKVKRQPFRKKVNIGRNDPCPCGSGKKYKNCHGKTAG, encoded by the coding sequence ATGGGATTACTAAATAAACTGTTTGATGCCAACAAGCGAGAGGTCAAACGTCTGAAAAAGATGGCTGACCAAATTGACGCACTTAGTTCCGAAATGGAAAAGCTCTCTGACGATCAACTTCGTGCCAAAACAGAAGAATTTAAACAGCGTCATCAAAACGGAGAATCGTTAGATGACTTATTAATAGAGGCTTTTGCCGTTGTACGGGAAGGAGCGCGCCGAGTTCTCGGCCTGTATCCTTACAAAGTGCAGCTCATGGGTGGCATTGCCCTTCACGAAGGCAATATTGCGGAAATGAAAACAGGGGAAGGAAAAACGTTGACCGCCACTATGCCGGTTTATTTAAATGCTCTCGCCGGAAAAGGCGTTCACGTTGTGACGGTAAACGAATATTTGGCTTCCCGCGACGCCACGGAAATGGGCAAGCTTTATGAATTTCTTGGACTGACCGTAGGGCTTAACTTAAACAGCATGTCAAAAGAGGAAAAAAAAGAAGCCTACCAAGCAGATATCACGTACGGAACGAACAACGAATTTGGATTTGATTATTTGCGAGATAACATGGTTTTGTATAAAGAAGATAAAGTTCAGCGCCCTCTTTACTACGCTGTCATCGATGAAGTAGACTCGATTTTGATCGATGAAGCCCGCACTCCGTTAATCATTTCCGGTCAAGCGGAAAAATCCACTCAGCTTTATATCCAAGCTAATGCGTTTGTCAAAACTTTAAAACGCGATGAAGATTATACGTACGATGAAAAAACAAAAGCCGTGCTGCTGACAGAAGAAGGCATCAACAAAGCGGAAAAATACTTTGGAATCGATAACTTGTTTGATTTAAAACACGTCACGCTAAACCACCATATCAGCCAAGCTTTGAAAGCTCATGTAAGCATGCACCGTGACGTCGATTACGTCGTTCAAGACGGCGAAATCGTCATTGTCGACCAATTTACAGGGCGTTTGATGAAAGGACGCCGCTACAGCGATGGGCTCCATCAAGCCATCGAGGCAAAAGAAGGATTAAAAATTCAAAACGAAAGCATGACGTTGGCTACGATCACATTCCAAAACTATTTCCGGATGTACGCGAAATTGGCAGGGATGACAGGAACAGCAAAAACGGAGGAAGAAGAATTCCGAAATATATACAATATGAGAGTCATTGTCATTCCTACGAATAAGCCTGTCATCCGTGAAGATCGCCCTGATTTGATTTACGCAACGATGGAAGGAAAATTTCGCGCAGTAGTGGAAGATATTTATCAGCGCCATATGACAGGGCAGCCTGTGCTTGTAGGGACAGTGGCCATTGAAACATCTGAATTGTTGTCGAAGATGCTGACAAAAAAAGGTGTCCGCCACAACGTATTGAACGCCAAAAACCATCAGCGTGAAGCGGAAATCATTGCCCATGCGGGTGAAAAAGGGGCTGTCACCATCGCAACGAACATGGCCGGACGCGGAACCGATATTAAGTTGGGCGAAGGGGTAAGCGAATTAGGCGGACTTGCCGTGATCGGGACAGAACGCCATGAGTCTCGCCGGATCGACAATCAGCTCCGCGGACGTTCAGGTCGTCAAGGCGATCCGGGGGTTACCCAGTTTTATTTATCGATGGAAGATGAGTTAATGAGGCGTTTCGGCTCAGATAATCTAAAAAATATGATGTCGCGTCTTGGTATGGACGATTCCCAGCCGATTCAAAGCAAAATGGTCACGAGAGCGGTCGAATCTGCGCAAAAACGTGTGGAAGGCAATAACTTTGATGCCAGAAAGCGGTTGTTGGAGTACGATGATGTCCTGCGTCAACAACGGGAAATCATTTATAAACAGCGCGATGAAGTATTGGAATCGGACAATTTACGTTCTATTATTGAGAATATGATTCACTCCGTTCTTGAAAGAGTCGTTCAATCCCATGCTTCTACTGCAGAAGACGAGGAACAATGGAATTTGCAAGGAATCGTCGATTATGTCAATGCCAATCTTCTTCCGGAAGGAGACGTCACAGTAGAAGACTTGCTCGGAAAAGAGCCGGACGAGATGGTGGATCTGATTTTTTCGAAAGTGCAAAAACGCTACGATGAAAAAGAAGAAAGCTTGTCGAAAGAACAGATGCGCGAATTTGAAAAAGTCATTCTTCTGCGCGCTGTCGACTCTAAATGGATTGACCATATTGATGCTATGGAACAGCTTAGGGAAGGCATCCATTTGCGTGCTTACGGGCAAATTGATCCGCTTCGCGAGTATCAAAATGAAGGTTATCAGATGTTTGAGCTTATGATTGAAGCCATTGAAGAAGAAACGGCAAAATATATTATGAAAGCGGAAATCCACAGCAATTTGGAACGCCAAGAAGTGGCGAAAGGACAAGCGGTCAATCCGAAAGAAGACGGTGAAAAAGTAAAGCGGCAGCCATTCCGCAAAAAAGTCAATATCGGCCGCAACGACCCGTGTCCATGCGGAAGCGGCAAAAAATATAAAAACTGCCATGGTAAGACGGCAGGATAA
- the prfB gene encoding peptide chain release factor 2 (programmed frameshift), whose translation MELFEIRNELDKTAKRLADFRGSLDLENKEARIAELDDIMMQPDFWNDQQKAQAIINEANGLKDLVNEYKDLLETQENLDLTYDLVKEENDTELKAELESELEDFTKRLNRYELELLLSEPYDKNNAILELHPGAGGTESQDWGSMLLRMYTRWAEKKGYKVETLDYLPGDEAGIKSVTLLIKGHNAYGYLKAEKGVHRLVRISPFDSSGRRHTSFVSCDVMPEFNEEVEIEIRNEDLKIDTYRSSGAGGQHVNTTDSAVRITHLPTGIVVTCQSERSQIQNRERAMNMLKAKLYQKKLEEQEKELAEIRGEQKEIGWGSQIRSYVFHPYSMVKDHRTNTETGNVQAVMDGEIDMFIDAYLRSRLK comes from the exons ATGGAACTTTTTGAAATTCGAAATGAATTGGATAAAACAGCTAAGAGATTAGCGGATTTTAGGGGGTCTCTT GACTTAGAAAATAAAGAAGCGCGCATTGCGGAATTGGATGACATTATGATGCAGCCTGATTTTTGGAACGACCAGCAAAAAGCCCAGGCTATCATCAATGAAGCCAATGGATTAAAAGATCTTGTGAACGAGTATAAAGATCTTTTAGAGACACAAGAAAATCTGGATTTAACCTATGATCTTGTAAAAGAAGAAAACGATACGGAATTGAAAGCAGAATTGGAATCAGAGCTGGAAGACTTCACAAAACGGCTGAATCGTTATGAATTGGAGCTGTTGTTAAGCGAACCGTACGATAAAAATAATGCGATACTGGAACTGCATCCCGGTGCTGGAGGAACAGAGTCGCAAGACTGGGGTTCCATGCTTCTTCGCATGTATACAAGATGGGCGGAAAAGAAGGGATATAAAGTCGAGACTCTCGATTATCTGCCTGGAGATGAAGCGGGCATTAAAAGTGTCACCTTGTTAATTAAGGGGCATAATGCTTATGGCTACTTAAAGGCTGAAAAAGGAGTCCACCGCCTTGTACGCATTTCTCCATTTGATTCATCCGGACGGCGCCACACTTCTTTTGTTTCTTGCGATGTGATGCCGGAATTTAATGAGGAAGTTGAAATTGAAATTCGCAATGAAGATTTGAAAATCGACACTTATCGCTCAAGCGGTGCAGGCGGACAGCACGTCAACACAACCGATTCCGCGGTCAGAATTACCCACTTGCCGACTGGTATTGTTGTGACGTGCCAATCAGAACGTTCGCAAATTCAAAACCGCGAACGGGCGATGAACATGTTGAAAGCGAAATTATATCAAAAAAAATTGGAAGAGCAGGAAAAAGAATTGGCAGAAATCCGCGGCGAACAAAAGGAAATTGGCTGGGGAAGCCAAATACGTTCCTATGTATTTCATCCGTACTCCATGGTGAAAGACCATCGTACCAATACAGAAACCGGAAATGTACAAGCGGTAATGGACGGAGAAATTGATATGTTTATCGATGCCTATCTCCGTTCACGGCTGAAATAA
- a CDS encoding helix-turn-helix transcriptional regulator yields the protein MAEVLIVDNDKHSRKEIRKYIEKSKFRFLTIFEANTAQRGLVLLKQSRPSTLILDISLPDMDGLKFGRSALQLYSDLPVIIVSHLKMFELVQEAINSGFSAYLLKPLSKNDLYQALERVLPLGLNQELHQTIKGNSHFSSDLKNPIESAIQFIQMNYGYSLTLKQVADQVYLSPSYFSRLFKEEVGMTFVEYLSFVRVEKAKSLLRISCLPIEVIANNTGFSNPSYFATTFKKLVGKTPSEYRDQFYFQEQGVNP from the coding sequence TTGGCTGAAGTCTTAATTGTCGATAACGACAAACATTCGAGAAAAGAAATTAGAAAGTACATCGAGAAAAGTAAATTTCGTTTTCTGACCATTTTCGAGGCCAATACAGCTCAAAGAGGGTTAGTTCTTTTAAAACAAAGCCGTCCGAGCACGTTAATTTTAGATATTTCGCTGCCCGATATGGATGGATTAAAATTTGGAAGATCGGCATTACAATTATATTCAGATTTGCCTGTTATTATCGTGTCGCATTTAAAAATGTTTGAACTTGTACAAGAGGCTATTAATTCAGGATTTTCAGCCTATTTATTGAAACCGCTTTCCAAAAATGATTTGTATCAAGCGTTAGAACGGGTTTTGCCTCTGGGACTTAACCAAGAGCTTCATCAAACGATCAAAGGGAACAGTCATTTTTCTTCTGACTTAAAAAACCCGATTGAAAGCGCGATTCAATTTATTCAGATGAATTATGGCTATTCTCTTACACTAAAACAAGTAGCAGATCAAGTATATTTGAGCCCATCCTATTTCAGCCGATTGTTTAAAGAAGAAGTTGGCATGACGTTTGTTGAGTATCTATCATTTGTTAGAGTGGAGAAAGCCAAAAGTTTGCTCAGAATTTCCTGTTTACCGATTGAGGTGATAGCGAATAATACAGGATTTTCGAATCCCAGCTATTTTGCTACCACTTTCAAAAAATTAGTAGGGAAAACGCCAAGTGAATATCGGGATCAATTTTATTTTCAAGAACAGGGGGTGAATCCATGA
- a CDS encoding XdhC family protein → MIAIQKELERCKKKGLSGVIGTIISTEGSTYQKAGTKCFISEDRHLTGILSGGCVESDIMEHAFKVLKNEKPTVLHYNFYGDEDIVWGLGVGCNGKINILLEPYLPAKQPEKAALIERYFSDSLKKPLHAITVVEANDESLQGKTWIIDPVDTKSGSTISVQDIADDYKKRKKNLKNELVHLGGEQNLYVYYESVSPPPHLIVFGAGPDAIPLVKMAKNLKWKVTVLDYRPSYCSKDHFPDADDLCLYPSGSVPKVSLHQNSYVVIMTHNFLHDKEILEEILNSDAAYIGLLGPRKRTDQLIAASDILVNNDKVHLLHSPIGLDIGAKTPEEIALSILAEITIVYRGGSGQKLSQLADMRQSV, encoded by the coding sequence ATGATTGCGATCCAAAAAGAATTAGAACGCTGCAAAAAGAAAGGGCTCTCGGGTGTCATAGGAACCATTATTTCAACGGAGGGTTCGACTTATCAAAAGGCCGGCACCAAATGTTTCATTTCAGAAGATCGGCATTTAACGGGGATTTTAAGTGGGGGATGTGTTGAATCCGACATTATGGAACATGCCTTCAAAGTTCTTAAGAATGAGAAGCCGACTGTCCTTCATTATAATTTTTACGGAGATGAAGATATTGTCTGGGGGCTTGGCGTTGGATGCAATGGAAAAATCAATATTTTATTAGAACCCTATCTTCCTGCAAAGCAGCCTGAAAAGGCAGCTTTAATCGAACGATATTTTTCAGATTCCTTAAAGAAACCGTTGCATGCCATTACCGTCGTAGAAGCAAATGATGAATCACTACAAGGAAAAACGTGGATAATCGATCCTGTTGACACCAAGAGTGGTTCAACGATTTCTGTTCAAGATATTGCAGATGATTATAAGAAAAGGAAAAAAAATTTAAAAAATGAATTGGTTCACCTAGGCGGCGAACAAAATTTATACGTGTACTATGAATCGGTAAGTCCACCTCCTCATCTAATCGTTTTCGGTGCAGGTCCTGATGCAATACCACTCGTCAAGATGGCGAAAAATTTGAAATGGAAGGTGACCGTACTCGATTATCGCCCATCCTATTGCAGCAAAGATCATTTTCCGGATGCGGATGATCTTTGCTTATATCCTTCCGGAAGCGTACCAAAAGTTTCTCTTCACCAAAACTCCTATGTCGTTATCATGACACATAACTTCCTGCACGATAAGGAAATTTTAGAAGAGATTTTAAATTCGGATGCTGCCTATATCGGACTGTTGGGACCGAGAAAAAGGACGGATCAATTGATTGCGGCCAGCGACATCCTTGTGAATAATGACAAAGTCCATCTCCTTCACAGCCCGATAGGATTGGACATCGGGGCCAAAACACCGGAAGAAATCGCATTGAGCATATTGGCCGAAATTACGATCGTATATAGAGGTGGCTCCGGACAGAAGCTATCGCAATTAGCGGATATGAGGCAATCTGTGTGA
- a CDS encoding nucleotidyltransferase family protein — protein sequence MLASGFSKRMGKPKLLLPYKGKSMIRHVLDASTNSCLNGVIVVVNSDIAGLQQEVRSSSVNKLVLNDEAGKGMSTSLKAGVTNLPSTTDAAVVLLGDQPLVTADDINEVIRCYVSNEAPIVQAQYQSKRGHPVLFDHSMFPYLFHITGDEGARSILKKFANQIRLARLDKPYPEDVDTPEDYEELLRKEVR from the coding sequence ATTTTAGCTTCAGGTTTTTCAAAGAGGATGGGAAAACCTAAGCTGCTTCTTCCATATAAAGGGAAATCCATGATCCGGCATGTTTTGGATGCCAGCACCAATTCCTGCTTAAACGGCGTCATTGTTGTCGTGAATTCCGACATAGCCGGGCTTCAACAGGAAGTACGGAGTTCGTCTGTAAACAAACTAGTGTTGAATGATGAGGCGGGTAAAGGAATGTCTACATCGCTAAAAGCAGGGGTGACAAATCTGCCTTCTACGACGGATGCTGCCGTCGTGCTGCTCGGTGATCAGCCGCTTGTAACAGCGGACGATATTAATGAAGTCATTCGATGTTATGTATCGAATGAAGCCCCTATTGTTCAAGCGCAATATCAGTCCAAAAGAGGGCATCCCGTTCTGTTTGACCATTCGATGTTTCCGTATCTTTTCCATATAACAGGGGATGAAGGGGCCAGATCCATCTTAAAGAAGTTTGCCAACCAGATTCGTTTGGCTAGGTTGGATAAACCATATCCTGAGGATGTTGATACACCGGAAGATTATGAGGAACTTCTTCGGAAGGAGGTAAGGTAA
- a CDS encoding enoyl-CoA hydratase/isomerase family protein, producing MSQLIGKKVTRIEDARLLTGQGKYIDDIGTPPNTAHVAILRSPYPHAKIVSIDYSEALEIPGVKGVVTGKDIEPLLNPFSVGVTAPVQYYPMAIDKVRYVGEPVAVVAAKNRYIAEDALEKSTLGTMPLYHTMGMRSLLSIMFLNGKYVVLTDFDEKEALELLEREEITSLMIMRARRIPADEGYQWGLITKVVPKADLEKEVDALVEELLKFSPLALKVCKQVLNAADETPLSAGIELEGKAYGLLRTTEDFKEGVAAFVEKRKPNFVGK from the coding sequence ATGAGTCAATTGATTGGTAAAAAAGTAACTCGTATAGAAGATGCCAGACTGCTGACAGGGCAGGGAAAATACATCGATGATATCGGGACGCCGCCTAATACCGCTCATGTGGCGATATTAAGAAGTCCTTACCCTCATGCTAAAATCGTTTCTATCGATTATTCAGAAGCGCTGGAAATTCCGGGGGTAAAAGGAGTTGTGACTGGGAAGGATATTGAGCCTTTATTAAATCCATTCAGTGTCGGAGTGACAGCGCCAGTTCAATACTATCCAATGGCTATTGATAAAGTGCGGTATGTTGGCGAACCGGTAGCGGTCGTTGCGGCCAAAAACCGCTATATCGCGGAAGATGCTTTAGAAAAAAGTACGTTAGGCACAATGCCGCTTTATCATACGATGGGAATGAGATCCCTTTTATCCATCATGTTTTTAAATGGCAAATATGTCGTATTAACTGACTTTGATGAAAAAGAAGCCCTTGAACTATTGGAACGCGAAGAAATTACGTCGCTTATGATCATGAGAGCTAGAAGGATACCGGCTGATGAGGGTTATCAATGGGGACTGATCACGAAAGTAGTCCCGAAAGCAGATTTGGAAAAAGAAGTGGACGCACTGGTTGAGGAACTGTTAAAGTTTTCGCCGCTTGCATTAAAAGTATGTAAGCAAGTACTGAATGCAGCAGATGAAACGCCTCTTAGCGCAGGTATTGAATTGGAAGGAAAAGCATATGGTTTGCTTCGGACAACGGAAGACTTTAAAGAAGGAGTAGCGGCATTTGTAGAGAAGAGAAAACCAAATTTCGTTGGAAAATAA
- the cccB gene encoding cytochrome c551: MKKLMGLILGTSILLAACGGGNGDNAKESASKGDDPQQIYNNKCISCHGENLKGGVGPSLQKVGSKYSKEEILNILKNGRGQMPPKVVQGKDAEKMAEWLANKK; encoded by the coding sequence ATGAAAAAGTTGATGGGGCTTATACTTGGAACATCGATTCTACTTGCCGCTTGTGGTGGAGGCAATGGCGATAATGCAAAAGAATCGGCTAGTAAAGGAGATGACCCGCAACAGATCTACAACAATAAGTGCATTAGCTGCCATGGGGAAAATTTAAAAGGCGGTGTCGGTCCTTCTTTGCAAAAAGTTGGTTCTAAATACAGCAAAGAGGAAATCTTAAATATTCTGAAAAATGGCCGTGGACAAATGCCTCCAAAAGTTGTACAAGGAAAGGACGCCGAAAAAATGGCAGAATGGCTGGCCAATAAAAAATAA